The DNA region TCTGGGGCTGCTCACCGGGCGGGCCCTGATCGCCGAGGCCGCCGCCGACCCCGTCGTCGCGCGGGCGGTGCGTCGTCTCGGCGACGAGTACGAGCCCACGCTCACCCTCCCCGAGGGCTTCGAACTCCCCGCCTACCGCGCGGAGTTGGACATGCGTTTCGCCAACCGGCGACTGGCGCACCGCACCGTGCAGGTCGGTGCCGACGGCTCGCTCAAGCTCGCCCAGCGTGTGCCCGAACCCGCGCTGTGGCACCTGGAGCGCGGCCGGGTCCCGGCGGCGCTGGCGCTGACCGTAGCGGCATGGCTGTGCTGCACCGCGTACCCGGAGCGCCTGGAGGCGGACCGTACCGGAGTACCCGCCGAACCCGCCGGGGAGCGGATACGCGAACTGGCCGCCCGGGCCGGCACCTCGGGCGGTCCGGCGCGACGGGCACGGCGTCTCGCACACGCCGTGCTGGCCGACGAGGCGGTGCTGGGCCAACGACTCGGCCGCCACGGGGAGTTCACGGACGCCGTCGCCGCGCTGCTGGAGACGCTGGAGGCCGGGGGAGTCACGGAGGCGGTCCGCGCGGCCTGCGATACGCCGGACTGGCAGGGCAATTGAGCGGTGACAGGGCAGTGGAGCGGTGCCAGGGCAGTTGAGCGGTGACAGCAGTGGAGCGGGAGCTGACGGAGCGGTGGAGCAGAAGATGACAGAGCGATAGAGCAGCAGTCGCCGGGAAGCAGGGGCGAGGCCGCAGAGCGGCGGAGAGGAGGTGCGTGGTGCGGGCCGTTGTCGTGCACGGTGCGGGCGATCTGCGCGTCGAGGAACGCGCCGCTCCACGCCCGCGGCCCGGCGAGGTACTCGTCGCGATGACCCACGGCGGCGTCTGCGGCTCGGATCTGCACTACTACCGCGAGGGCGCCGTCGGTTCGTTCGCCGTACGCGAGCCGCTGACCCTCGGTCACGAGGTCGTGGGGAGAGTCGCCGAGGACCCCACGGGGACGCTGCCGCCCGGCACGCCCGTAGCCGTGCATCCGGGCACCTCGTGCGGCTCATGCCGGGAGTGCCGGAAGGGGCATCCCCAAGTCTGCCGGGACGCACGCTACTTGGGGTCGGCGGCCACGTTCCCGCACACCCAGGGCGGGTTCACCGGCCGACTCGCCGTGCCTGCCGGTCGTCTGCGCACCCTGCCCCCTCGGCTGCCGCTCTCCCGGGCCGTGCTGGCCGAGCCTCTCGCCGTCGCCCTGCACGCCCTGCGCCGTGCGGGCGGCGTGACCGGTGCGCGTGTGCTCGTCAACGGTGCCGGGCCGATCGGTGCGCTGACCGCCGGAGCCGCCAGGGCGGGCGGCGCCGAGGAGGTGTGGGCGGGCGACGTACTGGAGCCGCAGTTGCACATCGCCGAACTCGCCGGTGCGCACACGACCGTGCGGATCGGCAGGGACACGCTGCCGCCCGAGCACTTCGACGTGGTGATCGAGGCGTCGGGTGCGCCCGCCGCACCGGCGACGGTGATGGACGCGGTGGCCCGGCGCGGAGTGATCGTCCAGCTCGGCTCGCCGCCCGCGGAACCGGTACGCATACCCTTCGCGCCGCTCGTGGCGAAGGAGATCGCGGTGCGCGGCACGTTCCGCTTCGAGGGCGAACTCGGCGCCGCCGTCGCCATGTTGGCCTCGTCCGACCATCTGGAGTCGGTCGTCACCCGTACCTTCCCGCTGGAGGAGGCGGTGGAGGCGATGCGGACCGCTGCCGACCCCGCCGTACCCGGGAAGGTCGTCCTCCTCCTCGATGAGGAGACCGGCACGGACTCCGGTCCAGGCGACACCGCCGTTGCGTCTGCGTCCGCGACGAGCGATTCCCCCTCGACGGCACGGCCCAGCACGGCAACCACTCGCCCGCGCACGGAAGTTACGACCGCGAGCCCCGGCAGCACGACCGGCATCACACGGAGAGCAGCACCATGACCCGACTCGAACGGCGAATCCCGCGACCCAAGGACCTCGCCCCCCTGCTGCGGCTGAAGACCCGGCCAAGGGGCGCCGTTGAGCGCAGGCTCGCAAGCGCCCATACCATCTGGGACCTGCGCCGCATCGCCCGGCGCCGCACCCCCGCGGGGCCGTTCGACTACACCGACGGCGCCGCCGACGGCGAGGTCGGAGTGCGCCGGGCCCGGGAGGCCTTCGAGGACCTGGAGTTCCGTCCCGGCGTACTGCGGAACGTCGAGCACGCCGACACCTCCACGACCGTCCTCGGCCGTACTTCGGCGCTGCCGTTCGGCCTCGCCCCGACCGGATTCACACGCATGATGCACTCCGCCGGCGAACGTGCCGTCGTCGCGGCCGCCGAGCGGGCCGGCATCCCGTATGCGCTGTCCACGGTGGGCACCACCTCGATCGAGCAGGTCGCCGAGACGGCCCCCTCGGCGCGCAAGTGGTTCCAGCTCTATCTGTGGAAGGACCGCGACCTCTCCCGCGAGCTGGTGGCCAACGCGAAGGCCGCCGGATACGAGGCGCTGGTCGTCACCGTCGACGTCCCCGTCAACGGCAACCGCCTGCGTGATCTTCGCAACGGCATGACGATCCCGCCCCAGTTGACGCTCAGAACGTTCCTCGACGCCTCCTACCGCTGGGAGTGGTGGCTGAACTTCCTCACCACCGAGCCGTACACCTTCGCCTTCGACAAGGGCGGTCACGGTGCGCTCACCGACCTCGTCAGCAAGCTCTACGACCCGACCGTCACCTTCGGCGACCTGGAGTGGATAAGGGAGGAGTGGGACGGCCCGATCCTGGTGAAGGGCATCCAGACCGTACGGGACGCGGAAGCCGTCATGGACCACGGCGCGGACGGCGTGATCGTCTCCAACCACGGCGGGCGCCAGCTCGACCGCGCGCCGGTGCCGCTGCATCTGCTTCCCCGTATCGCCGAGGCGGTGGGGGAGCGGGGCACCGTCATGCTGGACACCGGGATCATGAACGGAGGCGACATCGTGGCGGCGCTGGCGCTGGGCGCGGACCTCGCGCTCGTGGGCCGTGCGTATCTCTACGGCCTGATGGCCGGAGGCGAGGCGGGCGTGGCACGGGCGATCGCCATTCTCGCCGCCGAGGTCGAGCGCACGATGAAGCTGCTCGGAGTCACCGCTGTCGGCGAACTCGGCCCCGAACACGTGCGGTTGATGACGCGGCGAGGTCCCGTCGCGGTCGACGCCGAGAGCTGAGCAGGGACGCGGAGGGAGGCGGGGGAGAGCCGGGAAGCCAGGGGTAGCGCCGGGGCGGCGCCGGAGTGCGGCGGCGACGCGGCCCCGGCCGCTGGTCGGTCGCCCGGTCCGGTCGCCTTCCCCGCCACGTCCGGCCGTCCGGCCGTCCGCCGACCCCTCGCCGGTCACGGCCGTACGGGTCTGGTGGCGGCCGTCCATCTGTGGAAGCGTGATCGCGACGCCGCCGACGGGGACAACGCCGCACACCGCACACCGCTCCCGGCACGCGCAGTCCGCGTACTGCTCGCGACTCGCGCCTGCCGACCGCGGTGCCGTGCGGGCGCGCGCTGCGTCGGGCCGCAGCAGACCGCGCCGCCGAGGCGCACCGCACCAGGAGGAGCAGAACCGTTGGACACCCCCGCCCACGCCGCCGTCCGCGTGCTGCCGACGGAGACGACCGGCGACACGGCTGAGCGCAAGGCCACCGTGGCTCTCCTGCCCGTCGGGAGCTATGAACAGCACGGGCCCTACCTGCCGTTGTCCACGGACACGCTCATCGCATGCTCCGTGGCCGAGCGGGTCGCGGCCTCCTACTCGGTGCAGCCGCTGCCGCCGCTGACGTTCTCCTGCTCCCAGGAGCATTCGGACTGGCCGGGCACGGTCAGCATCACCGCCGCCACCCTCGGCGCGGTCGTCAGGGACATCGCGCACTCGCTGCGCCGCGCGGGCGTGCCCGGGCTGGTCCTCGTCAACGGCCACGGCGGCAACTACGTACTGCGCAACGTCGTTCAGGAGGCCACCGCCGAGGGGCACCGCATGGCGCTCTTCCCCGTCGCCGCCGACTGGGACGAGGCCGCCGCGGCGGCCGGAGTCGAGACGCCCGCACGCAGCGACATGCACGCCGGCGAGCTGGAGACCTCGATCCTGATGCACACACGTCCCGACTGCGTACGCGAGGGCTACGAGACCGCAGACCACATCAGCGACGACCGCAGGCATCTGCACGCGCTGGGACTGGGCCCGTACACCGGGTCGGGGGTCGTCGGCAGGCCCTCGCTGGCCCGCGCCGAGAAGGGCGACGCGGTGCTCGCCTCGCTCGCGGACGCCTTCGCCGGTCATCTGCGCGCACTGGAGTCGCGGTGACCCCGGGGGCCGGCACACACCGGCATCCGACGGCGCCGCCGAGTCCGCCGCGCTGAGCGGCGACGCCGCCTGGGAGAGGCTGCTTCGCCTGCGTAGGCCGGAAGAGGCCGCGCAGGCGGGGCTCGTCAGGGACGAACACGGGCCCTGGCGCTGGTCCGTGCCCGCCTCGGCCGAGGCACAGACCCTGGCCTCGCTCTACGTCCCGCTCTGCCTCGGCGGCCCCGACTTCGCCTTCGCCCAGCTCGGCCAGAGCATCGACGGCTTCATCGCCACCCGCACCGGCCACTCCAACTACGTCACCGGCGAGGAGGACCGTCTCCATCTGCACCGGCTGCGCGCCCTGGCGGACGCCGTCCTCGTCGGGGCGGGCACCACGGTCGCCGACGACCCGCAGCTCACCGTGCGTGCCTGTGCCGGTGCCAACCCCGTACGTGTGGTGCTCGACCCCCGCGGCAGAGCCGGACGCGACAGGCCCGGGGCGAAGCTCTTCACCGACGGCAAGGCCCCCACGCTGCGGCTCGTGGGCGGCGACGGCGGCCCGGGCGCGGGCGCGGACGAGGGCGCGGGCGCGGCGGCGACACCGCCGACGGCGGGCGGCGGCACGGGCCCCCACGGCGAAGAGGTCGTCGAACTCCCGTGCGGCGAAGCCGGATTCGAGCCCCGGCTAGTACTGGAGACCCTCGCCCGCCGCGGCCTTCGCCGGGTACTTGTGGAGGGCGGCGGCGCGACGGTGTCCGGGTTCCTCCGGGCGGAAGTGCTGCACCGGCTGTACGTCACGGTCGCGCCGGTTCTCCTCGGAGACGGCGTACCCGGGCTGCGCTTCCCAGGGCCCGTAAGGATGGGGGAGGCCCTGTGGCCCAAGTCCCGCGCCTTCCCCCTCGGCACGGACATGCTCTTCGAACTCGACCTCCTCGACCGCGCCGGCGGCCCTGCGTGAACGCCGCGCCGCGAGCAGCCGGAAGACCAGTACGGCCGCTCCCGGCAGGCTGGACAGCAGCGCCAGCGCACCGTAGACCACCGCGGAGGCCAGGCCCTGCGCGGCGCCGAGCCCAGCGGCGCCGAAGGCCAGAGCGCACATGCCCTCACGGGGGCCCCACCCGCCGACGTTGACGGGCAGCGCCATCACCAGCAGCGCCATCAGCAGCGGCGCGACCAGCGCATCGAGCGGCGCCGAGGAACCGGCCACGCGCGCCGAGGCCACGAAGAGCCCCAGATGACCGCAGAGAGCGAGCACCGAGAAGGCCAGCACCGCGGGAAGGCTGTCGCGTGCGAACAGCGCGGCACGTGCGTCCACGAGGAACACCCCGAGGTCGCGGCGCCACTTCGCGGAGCGGCCACCGCGTCCCGCGAGCAGCGCACCGGCGACCGCGGCCACCGCGCACAGCACCAACGCGGCGGTCGCGAGCGGCACTTCGAGGGCGTCCAGCACCGGCAGCGGCGGAGTCGCGACCAGAAGCACCCCGACGCCCGCGGCGACGATCACGGCCTGGCCCGCGGTGCGTTCGAGTATCACCGCGCGCACGCCGCGGCCCACGTCGCCTGCCTCACGCCCGTTGCGCACCGCGCGGTGCACATCGCCCAGCACGCCCGAGGGCAGCGTCGCGTTGAGGAACAGCGCCTGGTAGTAGTCGGCGACGGCCGTCCCCAGCGGCAGCCGTATGCCGAGCTTCCCCGCCACCACACGCCACCGCCATGCGCTCAGCACGGTGGCGGGAACGCTGAAGGCGAAGGTCAGCAGCACCGCCTCCGCGTCGATACGGCCAAGTGCCCCCAGCAGCGCGGAAGTTCCCAGCCGGTGCACCACCACGCCGAGAATGAGCAGGGCCACCGGCACGCGCAGGCGCCGCCACAGCGCGCCCTTCGCACCGCCCTTCCCCCGGCCGCCCGAGCCGCCGCATTCCGTCGTGGATTCGGCGGCGGCTTCCGTACGGGCCCCCGCGCCGGTCTCCGTACCGTCGTCCAGGCGGTCCGCCGTACGGTCTTCCGCACGGGCCGCCGTATGCCCGCTCATGCCGGAACGTTCCCCGCCGGGCCTCCGGGCAGCGCCAGCAGATCGCGGTGGTGAACCACGGCCCGCAGCGCGCCCGCATCGCAGGCGTCGAGTCTGCGGCGCAGATACTCCTCGCTCGCCGCCTCCAGCGACGGCTCCTGCGCACATGCCGCCGCCACCCAGCCCAGCAGCCACTGCGCGGTCAGCGCACGGTCGGCGGGGCCCAACTGCCAGGGGGTGGAACGGGTGTGGACCGTGGCGCCGTTGCGTTCGAAGGCGGCCGTCGCGGCCTCGACCGCGTCCGGGCCGAGCAGCCTCCGGCCGCCGTCGGTGCGCCGCTGGTGTGCGTTGAACGCGGCCGTGAACTCCTCGTCCAGCGGATCGTGCGGATCGATCTCGACGCGTCCCTCGACCGAGAGCGCGAGCAGCACCGCACAGCCCGCCTGTGCGCAGGCAGCCGCGAGCGCCTCCACCTCGTCCGCCGTCAGCAGATCGAGCAGCGCGGACGCCGTCACCAGTGAGGTACCGGCGAGGTCGTCGGCGGTCAGCCGTGTGATGTCCCGCTGCTGCGGCACCACTTCGAGCCGTCCGCCGTCGGCGGACTCCCGCGGCATGCGGGCCGCGATGTTCTCCAGCAGCGTCGGGTCGCGGTCGTACATGAACCAGCGCTGCGGACCGTTGAGACGGGAGGCCAGCCAGCGCCCCATCGAGCCCGTTCCGCACCCCAGGTCCTGGACCGTCAGCGGGCCGCCTGACGCGGCGGCCTCCGCCAGGAAGCCTTCGAGGGGGCCGAGAAGCTGCTCCGCGCGGGCGCGGGCGTCCGCGTCCTCACGCAGCGCGAGCCACTCGGGGGCGTAGCGGGGCGAGCCGACAGTGTTCAAGCGCTACTCCGTTATTCGAGCCGGAGCCGCTCCAGCACTCCGGCCATCTGACGAGAGCTTTCGGCCCAACCCTGCAACTCTGTGCGGCGCCCGTGTGCGGATGTTGTCAGATGCGAACGAATTCCTGAATCTGTGAGCCATCTGTGCAGCGCAGCCGCTAGAGCTGCGACGTTTCCAGGTGGCACCAGAATGCCCGGAATGGTCCCGTCGGGTGCCGTGCCCACGGTGTGGGGGACGGCGCCCGCGTCCGTCGCGAGCACCGGCAGGCCCCGGGCGAGCGCCTCGGTGAGGACCATGCCGTAGGTCTCGGTGTGGGACGCCAGCACGAAGAGGTCCGCCGCGTCGTACGCGGCGGCAAGGCTCCCGCCCTCCTTCGCGCCGGTGATCCGCACGCGCTCGCCCAGCCCGTGCTCCTCGACACGGCGCCGCAGATCCGCCACGAACCTGGGGGCACGGTCGAGCGGACCGGTCAGCTCACATGTGAAATCGAGGCCGGGCTCCAGCCGGGAGAGGGCGTCGACGAGCACGTCCTGCCCCTTTCGGGGTGTGAGCGCCGCGACGCACAGCAGCCGTGAGGCCCCGTCGGTGCCGTGTGCGAGCGGAGCCGGGTCGGTGCCCGGCAGCACGGAGTGGACGCGCGTCCCGTCCAGCCCGTGCCGCACGGTGACCTCATGTGCCGCCCAGTCGCTGGTGACGACGACGGCGGCGGCCGCGTGCAACGTCCGCCGCTCCAGCCGCTCCAGCTCCGCCGCCTCGGCCGGGTCCAGACCCGTCTCGTCGGCGAGGGGCAGATGCACCAGCACCGCGAGGCGCAGCCGCCGGGCCTGCGGCACCACTACGTCCGGAACTCCGCACGCCACCAGCCCGTCGACGAGCACGGCCGCACCGTCGGGCAGACCGCCCAGCACGGCGGCGAGTTCATCGCACGCCGCCGGGCCGGGACGCGGCCACGCCCCGGGGACGGCCGTCTCCCGCACCGGAGTGCCCGCCGCGCTCATCTCGCGGCACACCCTGCGGTCGTAGGCGTTGCCGCCGCTGACGGAGCGCGGATCGTGGACGTCCCCGGGCATCACCACATGGACGGGCGGCGCGGGCGTCACGCCGCCCGCGCGCCCGGCGCCGCCCGCACCGCTCACAGCGCTCGCTCGTAGCTCGCCCAAGCGACATGCGATTCGTGCAGGGTCACCGTGATGCCCTCCAGGCCGCGGGCGTTCTCACCCAGTGCGCCCTCGTGCACGCGCTCGGCGAGGCGGTCGGCGACGAACCTCGCGAGCATCTCCGTGGAGGTGTTGACCCCCTCGAAGGCCGGTTCGTCGTCGAGATTGCGGTAGTTGAGGCCCGCCAGCACGTCCTTGAGTTCCTGGGTTGCGGCGCCGATGTCCACGACGATGCCGTCGGCGTCGAGTTCGCGCCGGCGAAAGGCGGCGTCGACGACGAACGTCGCGCCGTGCAGGCGCTGCGCCGGGCCGAAGACGTCACCGCGGAAGCTGTGGGCGATCATCATGTGGTCACGAACGGTGATGCTGTACATCGGCTCACTTTCTCTCTACGGGTCCTGCTGCGGGTTCCGCCGCGAAATCGGCCGCGGACCCCCATGGGCCCACTGCGGATTCCACTGCGGCATTCCGGGACGGACGGTGCCGCCCGGCGGCCTGTCGCGAGTCGTTGCGGGGATCGTCCGGCTCGCCGGGCGGGTCCGGCCCGGCGGGTGCGCGCTCAGCGGGCCGCCGTGCCCGCGCCGTCGCCGGTGTGCTCGTCGTCGTAGGCGATGAGGTGGCACAGCGCGGGCAGTTCGCCGGACGCGATGCGCGACATCACCTCAGGCAGTTCGCCGAAGCGCGACTCCCCGGTGATCAGCGTCTCCAGTGCGGGGTCGGCGAGCAGCCCGAGCGCGAGCGCCATACGGTCGGAGAACGTACGGCGCGCACGCATCGCCGGTGGCAGCCCGCCGACCTGGCTTCCGGCCAGCGTCAGACGACGTGAGTGGAAGGCCTCGCCCAGCGGGACGCTGATCCGCCGGTCGCCGTACCAGCTCAGTTCGACGATCTTCCCGTCGGGCGCGGCCAGTTGGAGCGACCTCGTCAGGCCCTCCTGCGAGGCGCTGGCGTGCACGACGACGTCGCACTCCCCGGTGGCGTCCTCCGGCAGCGCGAAGGGCACGCCCAGTGCCTCGGCGACCGCGGCACGGTCCGGGTCGGCGTCGATCAACTCCACGCGTGCGGCCGGGAAACGCGAGAGCACCGACGCCACACAGGAGCCCACCATGCCCGCGCCGATCACGGCGATCCGGTCGCCGAGCGCGGGGGCGGCGTCCCACACGGCGTTCACCGCGGTCTCCACCGTCCCCGCGAGCACCGCACGCCGCGCGGGGACCTCGACGGGCACCGGTGTCACGGCGTCCGCGGGCACCACGTAGCGGGTCTGATGCGGGTAGAGGCAGAAGACGGTACGGCCCACGAGATCCGGGTCGTCGCCCTCTTCGACGACGCCCACATTGAGATAGCCGTACTTCACCGGGCCCGGGAAATCGCCCTCCTGGAAGGGCGCCCGCATCACCTCGTGCTGGCTTTCCGGTACACGCCCGCCGAAGACGAGCGTTTCCGTTCCGCGGCTTACGCCCGAATACAGCGTGCGGACGAGGACTTCGCCCGGCTCGGGAGAGCGCAGTGAGAGGGGCCGAATCTCGCCAGAACCGGGGGAGCGCAGCCAGTAGGCGAGAGCGGTGCGCTCCATCTATGTGTCCTCCAGGTATGACGACAACTGCTAAGCCTTCACATCTCGGAGGCCACTCGTACCATAATCAGCCCCCTTCGACTCCGCCATATGCACCAGGAGGCGTGATGAGCAGCCAGCACAGGCAGGTCAGGCGGGCCACGGACCAGTTGAAACTCCAGACGGCGATCGGAATGGCCGGGCAGCTTCTGCTCCTGGGAATCCTGTGGGGCGTCACCGGCCTCGGACCGGTGGGCTGGGTGGTGGGGGCGGCATGCGGCGCGGCCGTCTGCTTCTTCCTGCTGCGGTCGGGCAAGTCGGCCCTCGGGCCCGCGGACCTCGTCACGTTGAGCAGAGCCGTACTCGCGGGCGGCACGGCCGCGCTCGTCGCCGACCAGGGGCGGGACGCCTCCCTCGTGGTGGTCGCGGTCGTGGCCAGCTCGGCGCTGGTGCTCGACGCCGTCGACGGGCTGGTGGCCCGCCGCACCGGGACGGCCTCCGCGCTCGGTGCGCGCTTCGACATGGAGGTCGACGCGTTCCTGATACTGGTGCTCAGCGCCTTCGTCGGCCTGTTCGTCGGGATGTGGGTGCTGGCGATCGGCGCCATACGGTACGCATTCGTCGCCGCTCAGCAGGTACTGCCGTGGCTGCGGGGGCCGCTGCCGCCGAGCCGCGCCCGCAAGACGGTCGCGGCGGTGCAGGGCATCGCTCTGGTGGTGGCCGGATCCGGACTGGTGCCGGGGCCGGTCGCGGTATTCGTTGCGGGTGGTGCGCTCGCCGCGCTCGTGTGGTCCTTCGGGCGCGACATCGCCTGGCTCTGGCACGTACGCACGCTGCCGGTGATCGCCGAAGGCGCCCTGGAACTGGCGGTGGTGCAACCCGGCTCGGGCTCGCCCGCGGCCGGCGGGAACCAGGGATGAGCGCCGTGACGGGCGGCGAAATGCCCGGGAAACCGCACAATCCCACCGGGTCCGTGCAATCAATTGCACGTACATGCAACCCGGTTGAGGATTCTCCTAAAAAATCCGATGCGAAGTTGGCCGACGGGTATGCTCAGCGCATGGCGTACCAGGAACTCTCTGTGAACAGCTCCCCGCGGCAAACCGCCGCTGTCGAGAGGGTGGTGGAGGTCCGGCTTCCCACAGTCCATGGAGAATTCCGGGCCATCGGATACATGGACACCCGCACCAACCAAGAGCAAGTCGCCCTCGTGCACGGCGAGATTGCCGACGGCGCACTCACGCGCGTGCATTCGGAGTGCCTCACCGGCGAGGTCTTCGGTTCCACGCACTGCGAGTGCGGAGACCAGCTCGGCACGGCGATGCGGATGATGGTCGCGGACGGCTCCGGCATCCTCATCTACATACAGGGGCACGAAGGCCGGGGAATCGGACTGCTGGCGAAGCTGAAGGCGCTGCAACTCCAGCAGGCGGAAGGGCTCGACACCGTCGAGGCGAATCTGGCGCTCGGTCTTCCCGTCGACGCCCGCGAGTACACGGTTGCGGTGGAAATTCTCAACGACCTCGGCGTGGAGTCCGTACGTCTCCTGTCGAACAATCCGAGAAAGCGCGACGCCCTGGAGGCGAACGGCATAAACATCGCCGAGCGCATTCCGCTGCTGATCCCGCCGAACAAGGAGAACCACCAGTATCTGCTCGCGAAGCGGAAGCGGCTGGACCACAGCCTTCCGCATCTAGACGGCCTGCTCGGCTGACACCTGCCCGCCCGGCCGAGGCCGGGCGGCGGCGGGGAGAAATCCCGGCGGCCCACGAACTGCGCGGCGGCACACGCCTCGTGATGGATGTCATGAGTCTGCGCTGAATTCCCGCCGGAGCTTCACGGCCCCCAGTGCGCTCCAATACGGTCCCTGCCGACCGTTCACCTTGCGCTCTGGGGGTCTTGTGAAGTTCGGGATCGGCAGTATCCGCTCAGGAAGGCGCACGAAAACGGCAGTCACCGCGGGCGTCGTCGCGGCCGGTGTGATCGCCGGATTCGCACTCGGAAGCTCTTCCGGGCAGGCGGCACCGGGCTCCGCCTCCGGGCCGGACCGGCGGGGAGCGTCGGCGGCGGGCGCAGCCGACGAGTCGAAGGACTTCAGGTTCCCGGGCGCCGACACCATGGCCCTGCACGACGGGTCGGGCAAGTACATCACCTACGGCGCCAGTTCACGCGGCAAGAAGGTGCCGTACTCG from Streptomyces marispadix includes:
- a CDS encoding 6-pyruvoyl trahydropterin synthase family protein; translated protein: MYSITVRDHMMIAHSFRGDVFGPAQRLHGATFVVDAAFRRRELDADGIVVDIGAATQELKDVLAGLNYRNLDDEPAFEGVNTSTEMLARFVADRLAERVHEGALGENARGLEGITVTLHESHVAWASYERAL
- a CDS encoding glycosyltransferase family 4 protein, with product MSGAGGAGRAGGVTPAPPVHVVMPGDVHDPRSVSGGNAYDRRVCREMSAAGTPVRETAVPGAWPRPGPAACDELAAVLGGLPDGAAVLVDGLVACGVPDVVVPQARRLRLAVLVHLPLADETGLDPAEAAELERLERRTLHAAAAVVVTSDWAAHEVTVRHGLDGTRVHSVLPGTDPAPLAHGTDGASRLLCVAALTPRKGQDVLVDALSRLEPGLDFTCELTGPLDRAPRFVADLRRRVEEHGLGERVRITGAKEGGSLAAAYDAADLFVLASHTETYGMVLTEALARGLPVLATDAGAVPHTVGTAPDGTIPGILVPPGNVAALAAALHRWLTDSGIRSHLTTSAHGRRTELQGWAESSRQMAGVLERLRLE
- a CDS encoding class I SAM-dependent methyltransferase, with protein sequence MNTVGSPRYAPEWLALREDADARARAEQLLGPLEGFLAEAAASGGPLTVQDLGCGTGSMGRWLASRLNGPQRWFMYDRDPTLLENIAARMPRESADGGRLEVVPQQRDITRLTADDLAGTSLVTASALLDLLTADEVEALAAACAQAGCAVLLALSVEGRVEIDPHDPLDEEFTAAFNAHQRRTDGGRRLLGPDAVEAATAAFERNGATVHTRSTPWQLGPADRALTAQWLLGWVAAACAQEPSLEAASEEYLRRRLDACDAGALRAVVHHRDLLALPGGPAGNVPA
- a CDS encoding alpha-hydroxy acid oxidase, with amino-acid sequence MTRLERRIPRPKDLAPLLRLKTRPRGAVERRLASAHTIWDLRRIARRRTPAGPFDYTDGAADGEVGVRRAREAFEDLEFRPGVLRNVEHADTSTTVLGRTSALPFGLAPTGFTRMMHSAGERAVVAAAERAGIPYALSTVGTTSIEQVAETAPSARKWFQLYLWKDRDLSRELVANAKAAGYEALVVTVDVPVNGNRLRDLRNGMTIPPQLTLRTFLDASYRWEWWLNFLTTEPYTFAFDKGGHGALTDLVSKLYDPTVTFGDLEWIREEWDGPILVKGIQTVRDAEAVMDHGADGVIVSNHGGRQLDRAPVPLHLLPRIAEAVGERGTVMLDTGIMNGGDIVAALALGADLALVGRAYLYGLMAGGEAGVARAIAILAAEVERTMKLLGVTAVGELGPEHVRLMTRRGPVAVDAES
- the ribA gene encoding GTP cyclohydrolase II, with the protein product MAYQELSVNSSPRQTAAVERVVEVRLPTVHGEFRAIGYMDTRTNQEQVALVHGEIADGALTRVHSECLTGEVFGSTHCECGDQLGTAMRMMVADGSGILIYIQGHEGRGIGLLAKLKALQLQQAEGLDTVEANLALGLPVDAREYTVAVEILNDLGVESVRLLSNNPRKRDALEANGINIAERIPLLIPPNKENHQYLLAKRKRLDHSLPHLDGLLG
- a CDS encoding zinc-dependent alcohol dehydrogenase, with the translated sequence MERTALAYWLRSPGSGEIRPLSLRSPEPGEVLVRTLYSGVSRGTETLVFGGRVPESQHEVMRAPFQEGDFPGPVKYGYLNVGVVEEGDDPDLVGRTVFCLYPHQTRYVVPADAVTPVPVEVPARRAVLAGTVETAVNAVWDAAPALGDRIAVIGAGMVGSCVASVLSRFPAARVELIDADPDRAAVAEALGVPFALPEDATGECDVVVHASASQEGLTRSLQLAAPDGKIVELSWYGDRRISVPLGEAFHSRRLTLAGSQVGGLPPAMRARRTFSDRMALALGLLADPALETLITGESRFGELPEVMSRIASGELPALCHLIAYDDEHTGDGAGTAAR
- a CDS encoding CDP-alcohol phosphatidyltransferase family protein; its protein translation is MSSQHRQVRRATDQLKLQTAIGMAGQLLLLGILWGVTGLGPVGWVVGAACGAAVCFFLLRSGKSALGPADLVTLSRAVLAGGTAALVADQGRDASLVVVAVVASSALVLDAVDGLVARRTGTASALGARFDMEVDAFLILVLSAFVGLFVGMWVLAIGAIRYAFVAAQQVLPWLRGPLPPSRARKTVAAVQGIALVVAGSGLVPGPVAVFVAGGALAALVWSFGRDIAWLWHVRTLPVIAEGALELAVVQPGSGSPAAGGNQG
- a CDS encoding creatininase family protein, coding for MDTPAHAAVRVLPTETTGDTAERKATVALLPVGSYEQHGPYLPLSTDTLIACSVAERVAASYSVQPLPPLTFSCSQEHSDWPGTVSITAATLGAVVRDIAHSLRRAGVPGLVLVNGHGGNYVLRNVVQEATAEGHRMALFPVAADWDEAAAAAGVETPARSDMHAGELETSILMHTRPDCVREGYETADHISDDRRHLHALGLGPYTGSGVVGRPSLARAEKGDAVLASLADAFAGHLRALESR
- a CDS encoding RibD family protein, translated to MPASAEAQTLASLYVPLCLGGPDFAFAQLGQSIDGFIATRTGHSNYVTGEEDRLHLHRLRALADAVLVGAGTTVADDPQLTVRACAGANPVRVVLDPRGRAGRDRPGAKLFTDGKAPTLRLVGGDGGPGAGADEGAGAAATPPTAGGGTGPHGEEVVELPCGEAGFEPRLVLETLARRGLRRVLVEGGGATVSGFLRAEVLHRLYVTVAPVLLGDGVPGLRFPGPVRMGEALWPKSRAFPLGTDMLFELDLLDRAGGPA
- a CDS encoding L-idonate 5-dehydrogenase gives rise to the protein MRAVVVHGAGDLRVEERAAPRPRPGEVLVAMTHGGVCGSDLHYYREGAVGSFAVREPLTLGHEVVGRVAEDPTGTLPPGTPVAVHPGTSCGSCRECRKGHPQVCRDARYLGSAATFPHTQGGFTGRLAVPAGRLRTLPPRLPLSRAVLAEPLAVALHALRRAGGVTGARVLVNGAGPIGALTAGAARAGGAEEVWAGDVLEPQLHIAELAGAHTTVRIGRDTLPPEHFDVVIEASGAPAAPATVMDAVARRGVIVQLGSPPAEPVRIPFAPLVAKEIAVRGTFRFEGELGAAVAMLASSDHLESVVTRTFPLEEAVEAMRTAADPAVPGKVVLLLDEETGTDSGPGDTAVASASATSDSPSTARPSTATTRPRTEVTTASPGSTTGITRRAAP